Proteins encoded within one genomic window of Desulfonatronospira thiodismutans ASO3-1:
- a CDS encoding helicase-related protein encodes MSQKSASTLAPGSRVLVRDAEWLVRRVDRASTGGQALTCVGLSELVRDREATFLTDLEALHSPVKSLDPARTRLVADSSNQYQDSLLYLESLLRQTPPTDSRLYTGHQAAMDFVPYQLDPALQALEKPRQRILIADSVGLGKTLEAGVLLSELIRRGRGKRILVVTMKSMLTQFQKELWTRFTIPLTRLDSIGLQRVRSRIPTNHNPFYYFDKSIISMDTLKQDNEFRVHLEKATWDVIVIDEAHNVAERGHGRTQRARLARLLSRQSDSLIMLSATPHDGRARSFASLMNMLDPTAIANQDDYGPDDIKGLFIRRFKKDIQHQVKGSFQERRISTCHIPATEQEERAFAGLAGLNLHSLNNKRTGGQLFQTTLEKALFSSPAACLETIDARLRQLQREPQADYVGDVQSLKELRSAVAEITSESFSRFQKLVDLLSSPSSELHWTGKDPLDRLVIFTERIATLEFLYRHLPPALGLKDRHVERLHGGLSDIEQQRVVEDFGRDESPLRLLIASDVASEGINLHYLCHRLIHFDIPWSLMVFQQRNGRIDRYGQERTPLISYLAIQSREPKIHGDMRILELLISKDEEAIKNIGDPSALMGVYDVEAEEARTAGALEQGLSPDDFAARDLSAPQDGPLDLLAFLEEGQEKSSDTSARQRLGQMPALFADDFEYVRLGLNRLDQDNDLSPDIDESLRVLDMNVPGDLLHRFAFLPREIQPRNGRLKFTDDKDTMQEEIRRCRKDEQAWPELHYLWPLHPVLQWLNDRVQTSFGRNEAPVLTLPSLKPEEIIYILTGIIPNRKGQPLIQNWFGVTVSGRAFKGMEPLEKILERTGLGSSTFSNPGNMKVSRQAEEMLPDVVQKAMKWMNEVRREFENRVNPQLNAHLEKLEQLKGRHRREIQLYFDEKYMPENVKSRRRDERMREVENLFAEYMEWIEDTMTTEEHSSIKVAAVLQG; translated from the coding sequence ATGTCTCAAAAATCCGCCTCGACCCTGGCTCCGGGATCCAGGGTGCTGGTTCGGGACGCTGAGTGGTTAGTGAGACGGGTGGACCGTGCATCCACAGGGGGACAGGCCCTGACCTGTGTCGGCCTGTCTGAACTGGTCCGGGACAGGGAAGCCACATTCCTTACAGATCTGGAGGCCCTGCACAGTCCTGTCAAAAGCCTGGACCCGGCCCGAACCAGGCTTGTTGCTGATTCTTCCAACCAATACCAGGACAGCCTGCTCTATCTTGAAAGCCTGCTGCGCCAGACACCTCCTACTGATTCCAGACTTTACACAGGCCATCAGGCGGCCATGGATTTTGTTCCGTACCAGCTGGATCCAGCCCTGCAGGCTCTGGAAAAGCCCAGACAGCGCATTCTTATTGCCGATTCCGTGGGACTGGGCAAGACCCTGGAAGCAGGGGTGCTTCTGAGCGAACTCATACGCCGGGGAAGAGGCAAGCGCATCCTGGTGGTGACCATGAAGAGCATGCTCACCCAGTTTCAAAAAGAGCTCTGGACCAGGTTTACCATACCCCTGACCAGGCTGGACTCCATAGGGCTGCAGCGGGTACGTTCCAGGATTCCCACCAATCATAACCCTTTCTATTATTTTGATAAATCCATCATCTCCATGGACACCCTGAAGCAGGACAATGAGTTCAGGGTGCATCTGGAAAAGGCGACCTGGGATGTGATTGTCATAGATGAAGCTCACAACGTGGCCGAAAGAGGACATGGACGCACCCAGCGGGCGCGTCTGGCCAGGCTCTTGTCCAGGCAGTCGGATTCTCTGATTATGCTCTCGGCCACACCCCATGACGGCCGGGCCAGAAGTTTCGCCAGCCTTATGAACATGCTGGACCCAACAGCCATTGCCAACCAGGACGATTATGGACCTGATGACATAAAGGGCCTGTTTATCCGCCGTTTTAAAAAGGATATCCAGCATCAGGTCAAGGGCTCATTTCAGGAAAGGCGCATCAGCACCTGCCATATCCCGGCCACTGAGCAGGAGGAAAGAGCCTTTGCAGGCCTGGCCGGACTCAACCTGCATAGCCTGAACAACAAGCGCACCGGAGGCCAACTGTTTCAGACCACCCTGGAAAAGGCCCTGTTCTCCAGTCCTGCAGCCTGCTTGGAGACCATTGATGCCAGGCTGCGTCAACTGCAAAGAGAACCTCAGGCAGACTATGTCGGGGATGTGCAGTCTCTAAAGGAATTGCGAAGTGCAGTGGCAGAGATAACTTCTGAGAGTTTCAGCCGTTTTCAAAAACTGGTGGACCTGCTCAGCAGTCCCTCCAGCGAACTGCACTGGACCGGCAAAGATCCACTGGACAGGTTAGTCATCTTTACCGAGCGCATTGCCACCTTAGAGTTTTTATATCGACATCTGCCACCGGCACTTGGACTCAAGGACAGGCATGTGGAACGACTGCACGGTGGTCTCTCGGACATTGAACAGCAGCGGGTGGTGGAGGATTTCGGCCGGGACGAATCGCCCCTGCGTCTGCTTATCGCCTCGGATGTGGCTTCCGAAGGGATCAACCTGCACTACCTGTGTCACCGCCTTATCCACTTTGACATCCCCTGGTCCCTGATGGTCTTTCAGCAGCGAAACGGCCGCATAGACCGCTATGGCCAGGAGAGGACTCCATTGATCAGTTACCTGGCCATCCAGAGCCGGGAGCCCAAAATCCACGGGGATATGCGCATCCTGGAGCTTTTAATCAGCAAGGATGAAGAAGCCATTAAAAATATCGGGGATCCTTCGGCCCTCATGGGCGTCTATGATGTGGAGGCAGAAGAAGCCAGAACTGCTGGAGCCTTAGAACAGGGGCTCTCCCCGGATGATTTTGCCGCCCGGGACCTGTCCGCCCCACAGGACGGCCCGCTGGATCTGCTGGCCTTTCTGGAAGAGGGCCAGGAGAAAAGCAGTGATACATCAGCCCGGCAGCGCCTGGGACAAATGCCTGCCCTTTTTGCAGATGATTTTGAATATGTTCGCCTGGGCCTGAACCGGCTGGATCAGGACAATGACCTTTCACCGGATATTGACGAGAGCCTGAGGGTGCTGGATATGAATGTGCCCGGGGACCTCCTGCACCGTTTCGCATTTCTGCCCCGGGAAATCCAGCCCCGCAACGGACGACTCAAGTTTACAGACGACAAAGACACCATGCAGGAGGAGATCAGACGCTGCCGCAAGGATGAGCAGGCCTGGCCTGAGCTTCACTACCTGTGGCCACTCCATCCGGTCCTGCAATGGCTCAATGACCGGGTACAGACCAGTTTCGGACGCAACGAAGCTCCCGTGCTTACCCTGCCTTCTCTAAAGCCGGAGGAAATAATATACATTCTCACGGGAATCATTCCCAACCGCAAGGGACAGCCCCTTATTCAGAACTGGTTCGGGGTCACTGTGTCCGGCCGGGCCTTCAAGGGGATGGAGCCCTTAGAAAAAATTCTGGAGCGCACCGGCCTTGGAAGCAGCACCTTTTCCAACCCCGGCAACATGAAGGTCAGCCGCCAGGCTGAAGAGATGCTGCCGGATGTAGTCCAGAAAGCCATGAAATGGATGAACGAAGTGCGCAGAGAATTTGAAAACCGGGTCAATCCTCAGCTCAATGCTCACCTGGAAAAGCTGGAACAGTTGAAGGGCAGGCACAGACGCGAAATACAGCTTTATTTTGATGAGAAATACATGCCCGAGAATGTAAAGTCCAGGCGCAGGGACGAGCGTATGCGGGAGGTGGAAAATCTGTTTGCCGAATACATGGAATGGATTGAGGACACCATGACCACCGAAGAGCATTCCAGCATCAAAGTAGCGGCGGTATTGCAGGGATGA
- a CDS encoding putative toxin-antitoxin system toxin component, PIN family: protein MNLNQIVIDTNVIVSSLKSRRGASFRLISLIGSGRFEINLSVPVIMEYEDVLTRNQDQLVFSRADIENFLDYLCSQARHHDIYFLWRPVLKDPGDDMILELAVTSNSDCIVTFNKQDFAQASKFSIYTATPKEYLKSRRMI from the coding sequence ATGAACCTGAATCAAATCGTCATTGACACCAATGTGATAGTTTCGTCCTTGAAATCAAGGCGTGGAGCTTCGTTCAGACTGATATCCCTGATCGGCTCCGGCCGGTTTGAAATCAATCTGTCGGTTCCCGTGATCATGGAATACGAGGATGTGCTTACCAGGAATCAGGACCAGCTCGTGTTTTCCAGGGCGGACATTGAAAATTTTCTCGACTACCTTTGCAGCCAGGCCAGGCACCATGATATTTATTTTCTGTGGCGGCCGGTTCTCAAAGATCCAGGTGACGACATGATCCTGGAACTGGCCGTCACCTCAAATTCTGACTGCATTGTCACCTTCAACAAGCAGGATTTTGCCCAAGCATCAAAATTCAGCATTTATACAGCAACCCCAAAAGAATATTTAAAGTCAAGGAGGATGATATGA
- a CDS encoding YlcI/YnfO family protein, with protein MSTLSIRLPDSLHERLKQMAEKEGVSMNQFIALALSEKISALHTLDYLKERAARGERREFEAILSRVPDVEPEEQDRL; from the coding sequence ATGAGTACCCTGAGTATCCGTCTGCCGGATTCCCTCCATGAACGTCTCAAACAGATGGCCGAAAAAGAAGGAGTCTCCATGAACCAGTTCATAGCTTTGGCCTTGTCGGAAAAGATCTCGGCCCTGCACACCCTGGATTATCTCAAAGAACGTGCAGCCAGGGGCGAGCGCCGGGAGTTCGAAGCCATTCTGTCCAGGGTGCCGGATGTGGAGCCGGAAGAACAGGACAGGCTTTAG
- the arfB gene encoding alternative ribosome rescue aminoacyl-tRNA hydrolase ArfB produces MKITENLSIKESEIDLQAVRASGPGGQKVNKTASAVQLFFDIKASSLPQIYKERLLNLNDQRITRDGVIVIRAERSRSQAKNKKEALKKLQLLIQQATVEPEPRKPTRPSRSAKQRRLAEKARRSRIKEMRKPVHQE; encoded by the coding sequence ATGAAAATTACTGAGAACCTGTCCATAAAAGAATCGGAAATAGATCTCCAGGCGGTCCGGGCCAGCGGCCCCGGCGGCCAGAAAGTCAACAAAACGGCTTCAGCGGTTCAGCTGTTTTTTGATATCAAGGCCTCTTCATTGCCGCAAATCTACAAGGAAAGGCTTCTGAACCTGAACGATCAGCGCATTACCCGGGATGGAGTTATTGTCATAAGGGCCGAAAGGAGCAGATCCCAGGCAAAAAACAAAAAAGAGGCCCTAAAAAAGCTACAACTGCTTATCCAGCAAGCCACTGTCGAGCCTGAGCCCCGAAAACCAACACGTCCCTCCAGGTCGGCCAAGCAAAGACGTCTGGCGGAAAAGGCCAGAAGAAGCCGGATCAAAGAGATGAGAAAGCCTGTTCATCAGGAATAA
- a CDS encoding MucR family transcriptional regulator, with protein MEDHVKQALEIVKAQASVRNMTEEEINSMIKSLSEGIQKASQEVAEPQAEQEQQPATDPKKAIREKSILCLECGKSFKVLTKKHFAKHDMTTEEYKEKWGYKKNQSLVCKSLARERKKKMQEMELWKKREMKPKGKILG; from the coding sequence ATGGAAGATCACGTCAAACAAGCTCTGGAAATCGTGAAGGCCCAGGCCAGTGTACGGAACATGACAGAAGAAGAAATCAACTCCATGATTAAATCCCTGTCCGAGGGCATACAAAAGGCTTCACAAGAGGTAGCCGAGCCACAGGCCGAACAGGAGCAGCAACCGGCAACAGATCCCAAAAAGGCTATCCGGGAAAAAAGTATTCTTTGCCTTGAATGTGGCAAGTCTTTCAAGGTTCTTACCAAGAAGCATTTTGCCAAACACGATATGACTACAGAAGAATACAAGGAAAAGTGGGGTTATAAGAAGAATCAATCTCTGGTGTGCAAATCCCTGGCCCGGGAGCGTAAGAAAAAAATGCAGGAGATGGAACTGTGGAAGAAGAGGGAAATGAAGCCGAAGGGTAAAATTTTGGGGTAG
- a CDS encoding TetR/AcrR family transcriptional regulator, producing MAKNKKKKILEAAADLFASHGFDNTTTMQIAKGASVTEPLLYYHFKGKEDIFSTIIEEVFQKYSELLSELPKDTETEFEKIANLIRLHSRIAEDHPQSARLFLSNCPSKLMHEQHTCRDILEKQQQMVSSYIQDCLEAGNAKKEFDAHPVEHMTLILLCLFNEFMRMKTTSEKRYQPDMQATIELCRRALVGSHS from the coding sequence ATGGCCAAAAACAAGAAGAAAAAGATTCTGGAAGCTGCCGCAGATCTGTTTGCATCCCATGGCTTTGACAATACGACCACCATGCAGATCGCCAAGGGGGCCAGTGTCACTGAGCCCCTTCTCTATTATCATTTCAAGGGCAAAGAAGACATTTTCTCCACCATCATAGAAGAGGTATTTCAGAAATACTCTGAACTTCTCAGCGAATTACCCAAGGATACCGAAACAGAGTTTGAAAAGATCGCCAACCTCATCAGGCTTCATTCGCGAATAGCTGAAGATCATCCCCAAAGTGCCAGGCTGTTTCTTTCCAACTGCCCGAGTAAACTGATGCATGAGCAGCATACCTGCCGGGATATCCTGGAAAAACAACAGCAGATGGTGTCGTCCTATATCCAGGACTGCCTGGAAGCCGGCAATGCTAAAAAAGAGTTTGACGCCCACCCTGTGGAGCACATGACCCTTATTTTATTATGTCTGTTCAACGAGTTCATGCGCATGAAAACCACGAGTGAGAAGAGATACCAGCCCGACATGCAGGCTACAATAGAACTCTGCCGGCGAGCTCTGGTGGGATCTCATTCATAG
- a CDS encoding transposase: METMPAGNEQRVFRARYKIDTPGLISHITQRAAGKEPLFLDDRDYLTMLGLFKESSEKFSLDYYALCLMPNHTHALLKPKERNLAVAMRSIFSRYAAKFNRRYERRGHLFGGRYRQSVCLDDTYLLTASVYIHLNPVRAGLVDDALQYRWTSSALYCQDNPKESFIDPGPILELVDDDGQKARRKYRRILKKARGEEPENALEHQGAIERFCIRLSEIFPGLFKRLGGKKDAGQDHTPSLLELTELEQRLQDLGNARARNEESKMVRKYIVEQLIARGYKKTEIAEKLGISLRNVYYILNS; encoded by the coding sequence ATGGAGACGATGCCAGCAGGTAACGAACAGCGTGTATTTCGGGCCAGGTATAAGATCGATACACCTGGTCTGATTTCGCATATTACCCAGCGGGCAGCAGGCAAAGAGCCTTTATTTCTGGATGACAGAGATTATCTGACTATGCTGGGGCTCTTCAAGGAAAGCTCGGAAAAGTTCAGTCTTGATTATTATGCCTTGTGTCTCATGCCCAACCACACACACGCTCTTTTAAAGCCAAAGGAAAGGAATCTGGCCGTGGCCATGCGCTCAATATTTTCCAGGTACGCAGCCAAATTCAACCGCAGGTACGAACGTCGTGGACATCTTTTTGGGGGTCGCTATCGTCAGTCCGTGTGCCTTGACGACACTTACCTGTTGACCGCATCGGTTTACATACATCTAAATCCTGTCCGCGCCGGTCTGGTAGACGATGCACTTCAGTACAGGTGGACTTCAAGTGCTCTTTACTGCCAGGATAATCCCAAGGAATCCTTTATTGACCCGGGACCGATTCTTGAACTGGTGGATGATGACGGACAAAAGGCCCGCAGGAAATACCGGCGTATTCTGAAGAAAGCCAGGGGAGAGGAGCCTGAGAACGCCCTGGAGCACCAGGGGGCCATTGAAAGATTCTGTATTCGCCTTTCAGAGATTTTTCCTGGTTTGTTCAAAAGGCTTGGCGGGAAAAAAGATGCAGGTCAGGACCATACGCCTTCTTTGCTTGAACTGACCGAACTGGAGCAAAGGCTGCAGGACCTTGGCAATGCCCGTGCCCGCAACGAGGAAAGCAAAATGGTCAGGAAATATATTGTGGAACAGCTTATTGCCCGGGGTTACAAAAAGACTGAGATCGCTGAGAAGCTGGGGATATCGCTCAGGAATGTTTATTATATCCTTAACTCATAG